One genomic window of Monodelphis domestica isolate mMonDom1 chromosome 1, mMonDom1.pri, whole genome shotgun sequence includes the following:
- the LOC103094332 gene encoding zinc finger protein OZF-like isoform X3, producing the protein MALERDRLPGQEVVTFKDVAVDFTQEEWRLLSPGEKELYKEVMLENAWNLLSVGLPVPPEDVISYLEQREASWMQEQEGLKSFCPEGENRHEIKANPTLVSLPVDEMDLKSFMCDVPGNVAFREFCVTPKNSSHIEHKRIHTEEKFSESNQSRKTFMQRDSLAGQQRIQSSERAYECKKCRKTFSRSFSLAVHQRIHTGEKPYECNQCGKTFSQKSHLALHHRIHTGEKPYECRQCGKAFSRKSHLAIHHRVHTGEKPYECKQCGKTFRQSFELAVHQRVHTGEKPYECKQCGKTFSQSSSLAVHQRIHMGRNSYECKQCGNTFRQSFELAIHQRVHTGEKPYECKQCGKAFSRGSHLAIHQRVHTGEKPYECKQCGKTFRQSSTFAVHQRVHTGEKPYECKHCGKAFTRNHNLAVHQRVHTGRKPYELKQCGKKFT; encoded by the exons ATGGCCTTGGAGAGGGACAGACTGCCAGGCCAG GAGGTGGTGAcgttcaaggatgtggctgtggacttcacccaggaggagtggcgcctcttgTCCCCTGGTGagaaggagctgtacaaggaggtgatgctggagaatgcctggaacctgctctctgtgg GGCTTCCTGTTCCCCCGGAAGATGTGATTTCTTATTTGGAACAGAGGGAAGCCTCATGGATGCAGGAGCAAGAAGGCCTGAAGAGTTTCTGCCCAg agGGCGAGAACAGACACGAAATCAAGGCGAATCCCACATTGGTGAGCCTTCCTGTGGACGAAATGGACCTAAAAAGTTTCATGTGTGATGTTCCTGGCAATGTTGCTTTCAGAGAATTCTGTGTTACACCTAAAAATTCATCTCATATTGAACATAAAAGAATTCACACTGAGGAAAAATTTAGTGAAAGTAATCAGAGTAGAAAGACTTTTATGCAAAGGGATAGTCTTGCTGGACAGCAGAGAATCCAATCTAGTGAGAGAGCATATGAATGCAAGAAATGtagaaagacattcagtcggagcTTCTCTCTTGCTgtgcatcagagaattcatactggtgagaaaccttatgaatgcaatcaatgtggaaagacattcagtcagaaaTCCCATCTTGCTTTACATCacagaatccacactggggagaaaccctatgaatgcaggcaatgtggaaaggcattcagtcgAAAATCCCATCTTGCTATACACCACAGAgtacacactggggagaaaccttatgaatgcaagcaatgtggaaagacattcagacaGAGCTTTgaacttgctgtacatcagagggttcacactggggagaaaccttatgaatgcaagcaatgtggtaAGACTTTCAGTCAAAGCTCCTCTCTTGCtgtacatcaaagaatccacatgGGGAGAAAttcttatgaatgcaagcaatgtggaaacaCATTCAGACAGAGCTTTGAacttgctatacatcagagagttcacactggggagaaaccttatgaatgcaagcaatgtggaaaggcattcagtcgAGGATCCCatcttgctatacatcagagagtccacactggggagaaaccttatgaatgcaagcaatgtggaaagacttttaggCAGAGCTCCACttttgctgtacatcagagagtccacactggggagaaaccatatgaatgcaAGCATTGTGGAAAGGCATTCACCCGTAACCATAATCTCGCTGTACATCAAAGAGTCCACACTGGCAGGAAACCTTATGAATTaaagcaatgtggaaagaaatTCACATAA
- the LOC103094332 gene encoding zinc finger protein OZF-like isoform X2, whose protein sequence is MTREKVESEECRRASWRREPGVPGMALERDRLPGQEVVTFKDVAVDFTQEEWRLLSPGEKELYKEVMLENAWNLLSVGLPVPPEDVISYLEQREASWMQEQEGLKSFCPEGENRHEIKANPTLVSLPVDEMDLKSFMCDVPGNVAFREFCVTPKNSSHIEHKRIHTEEKFSESNQSRKTFMQRDSLAGQQRIQSSERAYECKKCRKTFSRSFSLAVHQRIHTGEKPYECNQCGKTFSQKSHLALHHRIHTGEKPYECRQCGKAFSRKSHLAIHHRVHTGEKPYECKQCGKTFRQSFELAVHQRVHTGEKPYECKQCGKTFSQSSSLAVHQRIHMGRNSYECKQCGNTFRQSFELAIHQRVHTGEKPYECKQCGKAFSRGSHLAIHQRVHTGEKPYECKQCGKTFRQSSTFAVHQRVHTGEKPYECKHCGKAFTRNHNLAVHQRVHTGRKPYELKQCGKKFT, encoded by the exons ATGACCAGAGAGAAGGTAGAAAGTGAAGAGTGcaggagggcttcctggaggag GGAGCCTGGAGTGCCAGGGATGGCCTTGGAGAGGGACAGACTGCCAGGCCAG GAGGTGGTGAcgttcaaggatgtggctgtggacttcacccaggaggagtggcgcctcttgTCCCCTGGTGagaaggagctgtacaaggaggtgatgctggagaatgcctggaacctgctctctgtgg GGCTTCCTGTTCCCCCGGAAGATGTGATTTCTTATTTGGAACAGAGGGAAGCCTCATGGATGCAGGAGCAAGAAGGCCTGAAGAGTTTCTGCCCAg agGGCGAGAACAGACACGAAATCAAGGCGAATCCCACATTGGTGAGCCTTCCTGTGGACGAAATGGACCTAAAAAGTTTCATGTGTGATGTTCCTGGCAATGTTGCTTTCAGAGAATTCTGTGTTACACCTAAAAATTCATCTCATATTGAACATAAAAGAATTCACACTGAGGAAAAATTTAGTGAAAGTAATCAGAGTAGAAAGACTTTTATGCAAAGGGATAGTCTTGCTGGACAGCAGAGAATCCAATCTAGTGAGAGAGCATATGAATGCAAGAAATGtagaaagacattcagtcggagcTTCTCTCTTGCTgtgcatcagagaattcatactggtgagaaaccttatgaatgcaatcaatgtggaaagacattcagtcagaaaTCCCATCTTGCTTTACATCacagaatccacactggggagaaaccctatgaatgcaggcaatgtggaaaggcattcagtcgAAAATCCCATCTTGCTATACACCACAGAgtacacactggggagaaaccttatgaatgcaagcaatgtggaaagacattcagacaGAGCTTTgaacttgctgtacatcagagggttcacactggggagaaaccttatgaatgcaagcaatgtggtaAGACTTTCAGTCAAAGCTCCTCTCTTGCtgtacatcaaagaatccacatgGGGAGAAAttcttatgaatgcaagcaatgtggaaacaCATTCAGACAGAGCTTTGAacttgctatacatcagagagttcacactggggagaaaccttatgaatgcaagcaatgtggaaaggcattcagtcgAGGATCCCatcttgctatacatcagagagtccacactggggagaaaccttatgaatgcaagcaatgtggaaagacttttaggCAGAGCTCCACttttgctgtacatcagagagtccacactggggagaaaccatatgaatgcaAGCATTGTGGAAAGGCATTCACCCGTAACCATAATCTCGCTGTACATCAAAGAGTCCACACTGGCAGGAAACCTTATGAATTaaagcaatgtggaaagaaatTCACATAA
- the LOC103094332 gene encoding zinc finger protein OZF-like isoform X1, giving the protein MCSEEQSFDSSGISSSLVSVDVFIFFYICLEIWSLGQSCPSSPSATLDPHPPPLRQVAASPYLLRTSRLQAPSLSGLREVVTFKDVAVDFTQEEWRLLSPGEKELYKEVMLENAWNLLSVGLPVPPEDVISYLEQREASWMQEQEGLKSFCPEGENRHEIKANPTLVSLPVDEMDLKSFMCDVPGNVAFREFCVTPKNSSHIEHKRIHTEEKFSESNQSRKTFMQRDSLAGQQRIQSSERAYECKKCRKTFSRSFSLAVHQRIHTGEKPYECNQCGKTFSQKSHLALHHRIHTGEKPYECRQCGKAFSRKSHLAIHHRVHTGEKPYECKQCGKTFRQSFELAVHQRVHTGEKPYECKQCGKTFSQSSSLAVHQRIHMGRNSYECKQCGNTFRQSFELAIHQRVHTGEKPYECKQCGKAFSRGSHLAIHQRVHTGEKPYECKQCGKTFRQSSTFAVHQRVHTGEKPYECKHCGKAFTRNHNLAVHQRVHTGRKPYELKQCGKKFT; this is encoded by the exons ATGTGCTCAGAAGAGCAGAGCTTTGATTCCTCAGGCATTTCATCTTCACTTGTCTCAGTTGACgtctttattttcttctacatttgcCTGGAAATCTGGTCCCTGGGTCAAAGCTGTCCCAGTTCTCCAAGTGCCACACTggacccccaccccccacccctacGACAAGTTGCAGCCTCCCCCTACCTACTCAGGACAAGTAGACTGCAGGCACCAAGTCTCTCTGGCCTCAGG GAGGTGGTGAcgttcaaggatgtggctgtggacttcacccaggaggagtggcgcctcttgTCCCCTGGTGagaaggagctgtacaaggaggtgatgctggagaatgcctggaacctgctctctgtgg GGCTTCCTGTTCCCCCGGAAGATGTGATTTCTTATTTGGAACAGAGGGAAGCCTCATGGATGCAGGAGCAAGAAGGCCTGAAGAGTTTCTGCCCAg agGGCGAGAACAGACACGAAATCAAGGCGAATCCCACATTGGTGAGCCTTCCTGTGGACGAAATGGACCTAAAAAGTTTCATGTGTGATGTTCCTGGCAATGTTGCTTTCAGAGAATTCTGTGTTACACCTAAAAATTCATCTCATATTGAACATAAAAGAATTCACACTGAGGAAAAATTTAGTGAAAGTAATCAGAGTAGAAAGACTTTTATGCAAAGGGATAGTCTTGCTGGACAGCAGAGAATCCAATCTAGTGAGAGAGCATATGAATGCAAGAAATGtagaaagacattcagtcggagcTTCTCTCTTGCTgtgcatcagagaattcatactggtgagaaaccttatgaatgcaatcaatgtggaaagacattcagtcagaaaTCCCATCTTGCTTTACATCacagaatccacactggggagaaaccctatgaatgcaggcaatgtggaaaggcattcagtcgAAAATCCCATCTTGCTATACACCACAGAgtacacactggggagaaaccttatgaatgcaagcaatgtggaaagacattcagacaGAGCTTTgaacttgctgtacatcagagggttcacactggggagaaaccttatgaatgcaagcaatgtggtaAGACTTTCAGTCAAAGCTCCTCTCTTGCtgtacatcaaagaatccacatgGGGAGAAAttcttatgaatgcaagcaatgtggaaacaCATTCAGACAGAGCTTTGAacttgctatacatcagagagttcacactggggagaaaccttatgaatgcaagcaatgtggaaaggcattcagtcgAGGATCCCatcttgctatacatcagagagtccacactggggagaaaccttatgaatgcaagcaatgtggaaagacttttaggCAGAGCTCCACttttgctgtacatcagagagtccacactggggagaaaccatatgaatgcaAGCATTGTGGAAAGGCATTCACCCGTAACCATAATCTCGCTGTACATCAAAGAGTCCACACTGGCAGGAAACCTTATGAATTaaagcaatgtggaaagaaatTCACATAA